In the Deltaproteobacteria bacterium genome, one interval contains:
- a CDS encoding CopG family transcriptional regulator, which yields MGQIAIYLEDELQKKVDKLSKHEGKSRSAWVKEAIEQKMSAGLPTSWFEIWGTWQDDRSPKKILQEIDAGYLEVERTPLK from the coding sequence ATGGGCCAAATCGCCATTTATTTAGAAGATGAATTACAAAAAAAGGTAGATAAATTATCCAAGCACGAGGGCAAGAGTCGTTCAGCGTGGGTTAAAGAGGCCATTGAGCAAAAAATGAGTGCGGGCCTGCCGACCTCTTGGTTTGAAATCTGGGGAACGTGGCAAGACGATCGTAGCCCAAAAAAAATCCTTCAAGAAATTGATGCTGGCTACCTTGAGGTAGAAAGAACACCCCTAAAATGA
- a CDS encoding type II toxin-antitoxin system VapC family toxin, which produces MNYLIDTDICIYILNENNPKLKTRFQEKTQSRFCVSSITEAELYYGALHSAKPKSNLEKIELFLSPLEKIYFDSMAAKHFAYLKEHLVKIGKPIGAPDMFIAASALAHDLTLISNNEKHFQNIPKLKFENWNTP; this is translated from the coding sequence ATGAATTACCTCATCGACACTGACATTTGCATTTATATATTGAATGAAAATAATCCAAAACTTAAAACACGGTTTCAAGAAAAAACTCAATCCAGGTTTTGCGTTAGCAGTATCACCGAAGCTGAACTCTATTACGGTGCCCTTCACTCTGCTAAGCCTAAAAGTAATTTAGAAAAAATTGAGCTTTTCCTCAGCCCCCTTGAAAAGATCTATTTTGATTCAATGGCTGCTAAACATTTTGCCTACCTAAAAGAACACCTCGTAAAAATTGGAAAACCCATTGGGGCCCCCGACATGTTTATTGCAGCATCGGCCCTAGCCCACGATCTTACCCTCATTTCCAATAATGAAAAACACTTTCAAAATATCCCAAAACTAAAATTCGAAAACTGGAATACTCCATAA
- a CDS encoding type II toxin-antitoxin system VapB family antitoxin — MARTNIILDDHLIKEAGRLTKIKTKKQLVHHALEMLVKAERRKKMLSLEGKVYWQGNLSSSRKSRKWSS, encoded by the coding sequence ATGGCACGTACTAATATTATTTTAGACGATCATCTCATCAAAGAAGCAGGCCGCCTAACCAAAATCAAAACAAAAAAACAACTCGTCCATCACGCTTTAGAAATGCTCGTTAAAGCAGAAAGACGAAAAAAAATGTTAAGCTTAGAGGGTAAGGTCTACTGGCAGGGCAATCTCAGCTCTTCAAGAAAGTCACGTAAATGGTCCTCGTAG
- a CDS encoding PIN domain nuclease, with product MVLVDTSVWVDFFRGIASKERKILHQLLESNEEIGLCGLIKQEILQGVSNDLQYQKIKNYLENFIYFDFRDPEHFEMAATLYRNCRKKGKTPRKIIDCLIAAVAISNGLPVLHKDHDFDLIAQCNPLKIYNS from the coding sequence ATGGTCCTCGTAGACACGAGCGTATGGGTTGATTTTTTCCGCGGAATTGCCTCTAAGGAAAGAAAAATACTTCATCAGCTCCTTGAATCAAACGAAGAAATAGGGCTTTGTGGGCTCATCAAACAAGAAATTCTTCAGGGAGTTTCTAATGATTTGCAATATCAAAAAATTAAAAACTATTTAGAAAATTTTATTTACTTTGATTTCCGCGACCCTGAACATTTTGAAATGGCTGCTACTCTTTATCGAAACTGCCGTAAAAAAGGAAAAACTCCTCGTAAAATCATCGATTGTCTTATTGCCGCAGTGGCAATAAGCAATGGCCTTCCAGTTCTCCACAAAGATCACGATTTTGATCTTATCGCCCAATGCAACCCTTTAAAAATTTATAACAGCTAA
- a CDS encoding methyltransferase — translation MAPPIVPISPVVSSTPRDEEIPRCPAAGEVNTSEPNFTLPPTEQRVAQTLTNSSTVKLLAGQCSLISIGGTQSVELEVPDQSAMSVPLVQFELSDDHQQCVATNLQIFLDGIAFDQANQLLHPDSYGITSIYDANPYDALARLQNSGLSIRQQEAIAFFMYGKPLSLGQTQELFDGNLELLAELQGFGIIGSYHVNGQVIFRLNELGLTSRRLPNGEISYLFFDLPQALRSSGAPVPTAQISSTSFILQTYLEDQYRAGTRYRGVAADFGAGTGIFAITLLQLHPDLEKAIALEIDPQAMNLNRFNAMVNDVADRMVVVDNMDPNNFTQALAGRKLNLAVSNPPFNAVPKSYAAEFTDFGDGGPRGLDVTEIFLDQALPVLEKDAPFILYSVLVEGREGKIYATAALQERSTPWKGRGLQVDYAPLGFERLTMGAHDYANFLAYYLLEQRKWQTGQAEPIYLNPQDTPQFKVLQSEIQQALKADGVVALRPYLWTIRATELPLGLQVTHNDNMRMKKLELAYSRHSQEPDTMGEGKKGGVYINIVRMPDLREGVYRELHRVSHESLLRQSLEEYCQNPEHANDLLCKILPKWEILKINLN, via the coding sequence ATGGCACCTCCTATTGTCCCTATTTCTCCTGTCGTGTCTTCAACTCCCCGTGATGAAGAGATTCCGCGGTGCCCTGCAGCAGGAGAGGTTAATACTTCTGAACCGAATTTTACCTTACCACCAACAGAGCAGCGGGTTGCTCAAACTTTAACAAATAGTTCTACTGTAAAGTTATTGGCAGGCCAGTGTAGTTTGATCAGCATTGGGGGAACGCAATCGGTGGAGTTAGAGGTACCTGATCAATCGGCCATGAGCGTGCCGCTAGTTCAGTTTGAGTTAAGCGATGACCATCAACAATGTGTGGCCACAAATTTGCAAATATTTTTAGATGGGATTGCCTTTGACCAGGCCAATCAACTTTTGCACCCCGACAGTTATGGGATTACCTCTATTTACGATGCAAACCCCTATGACGCCTTAGCGCGATTACAAAATTCGGGTTTGTCAATTCGGCAACAAGAGGCCATTGCCTTTTTCATGTATGGGAAGCCCTTAAGTTTGGGGCAAACTCAAGAATTATTCGATGGTAATCTTGAATTGTTAGCTGAGCTGCAAGGATTTGGGATTATTGGTAGTTACCATGTGAATGGCCAAGTTATTTTTCGGCTCAATGAACTCGGTTTAACTTCACGCCGTCTCCCCAACGGAGAAATTTCATATTTATTTTTTGATTTGCCTCAAGCACTGCGATCATCGGGTGCGCCAGTGCCCACTGCGCAAATTAGTTCCACAAGTTTTATTCTGCAAACTTATCTTGAAGACCAGTATCGTGCAGGCACCCGTTACCGTGGAGTAGCGGCGGATTTTGGTGCGGGCACAGGTATTTTTGCCATCACTCTTTTACAGCTGCACCCTGATTTAGAAAAGGCCATTGCTTTGGAAATAGACCCCCAAGCTATGAATTTGAACCGCTTCAATGCCATGGTTAATGATGTAGCCGATCGTATGGTCGTGGTTGATAATATGGATCCAAATAATTTTACTCAAGCGCTCGCTGGGCGCAAACTTAATTTAGCGGTGTCAAATCCTCCTTTTAATGCGGTACCAAAAAGCTATGCGGCTGAATTTACCGATTTTGGTGATGGTGGCCCCCGTGGTTTAGATGTGACGGAAATTTTTTTAGATCAGGCCTTGCCGGTTTTGGAAAAAGATGCGCCATTTATTTTATATTCAGTGTTGGTGGAAGGGAGGGAAGGGAAAATTTATGCCACAGCTGCTTTGCAGGAAAGAAGCACGCCTTGGAAAGGGCGGGGGTTGCAGGTGGATTATGCACCCTTAGGTTTTGAGCGATTGACTATGGGTGCTCATGACTATGCCAACTTTTTAGCTTACTATCTCCTTGAACAACGAAAATGGCAGACGGGCCAGGCAGAACCCATATACTTAAATCCGCAAGACACCCCACAATTTAAAGTTTTGCAAAGTGAAATTCAACAAGCCTTAAAGGCTGATGGGGTCGTTGCTTTACGGCCTTATCTTTGGACCATTCGTGCGACCGAGCTTCCACTGGGATTGCAAGTAACCCACAATGATAATATGCGAATGAAAAAATTAGAGCTAGCCTATTCGCGACACAGTCAAGAACCAGATACAATGGGTGAAGGCAAGAAAGGAGGGGTTTATATAAACATCGTCCGGATGCCTGACTTGAGAGAGGGGGTGTATAGGGAATTGCATAGGGTCTCACATGAAAGTTTGTTGAGACAAAGTTTAGAGGAGTATTGTCAAAACCCCGAGCATGCGAATGATCTACTGTGCAAAATATTACCAAAGTGGGAAATTTTAAAAATTAATTTAAATTAA